The window CTGGGACTGCCGTCAGCAGAACCCGTTAAAGTGAACCCCTAAGAAGCGTCTTTCCCCTGTTCTCTGCAGTATCCGAGAAAAGCCCCTGCCGTCACTTGAAGACCATCAGAAATAATATTATAATATTGATAAATATAAAAATACCCTGTTTTTAATATTATGGTATTACTTTTCACGCTTTCAAAAGCACAGGAAACAATCGCGGCGAACATGCGCAGCCGACGTCTCGCAACGGGGCTCACCCAGCAGGGCCTTGCAAAACGCTCGGGGGTCAGTCTCGCGACCCTGCGGAAATTCGAGCAGAAAGGAATTGTTTCCCTTGAATCCTTCCTTAAGCTTGCCATGGTTCTTGACGCACTTGAGGGCATTGTAAAGGCGAGCGAATCGCCCGCCCCCGCGTATTCATCCATCAATGAAGTGATTGAGGAGAAAAGCAGGAAGCCACCCCGCAAGAGAGGATGGCGCGAATGAACCATTCTCCCGCTTCCGAGATAACCGCAAGCCTTGATTTCGGGCGGGAGCCTGTCCACGCAGGAACGCTCGCACTCTCCGCCGAGGGCAGAATCTATTTTGAACACGCTCCGACTCTCCCCCGCAGCCTTGAGATTT is drawn from Candidatus Dadabacteria bacterium and contains these coding sequences:
- a CDS encoding helix-turn-helix transcriptional regulator; amino-acid sequence: MVLLFTLSKAQETIAANMRSRRLATGLTQQGLAKRSGVSLATLRKFEQKGIVSLESFLKLAMVLDALEGIVKASESPAPAYSSINEVIEEKSRKPPRKRGWRE